In Acidobacteriota bacterium, the sequence ATCGACGCCGCGGCCCGGACGCTGGCGGCCACCTATTCCTTCGATGGCCGCTTCGGGTTCGGGAGCGTGCCGGCCGTCTCCCCCGACGGCACGGCGGGTTACATTTCCTCGACCGAAACGGGGGCCGTGATCAAATTCAGCCTGGCCACCGGCGCCGAACTCGGGAGGCTGACGGGCCTGGGCGCGCCCGCCCGCATCACCCTGAGCGGTGACGGAAGGACCCTCTACGTCGTCGACACGACGAGGAACCGGGTGACGCTGGTCGATGCCTCCAGCATGGCTTCGAAGGCGCAGTTCGATCCCGTCCCGGTCTACCCGATCACGAACTTCACCATTTTCAGCCAGGTGGTTTTGAGTGCGGACGAAACGCTGGCCCTGATCACGAGCCAGGATTCCAACGCGCTCTCGACCTCACTGTCGGCCGCCTTCATCTTCGACCCCGCCACCGGGGCGCTGGTCACCGACGACGACGACGACGACGGCGACGGGTCGACAACCGACAACGACGAGGACGAGGGGGACGACGGCATCTACGGCGTGGGTTCCCAGCCGAGTTACGCCACCCTGCTCCCCGGCGGGAAGCATTGGGCGGTGCTGTCGCAGAATTTCCTCTCCCTGATCCCGACGGTCCACCCGGCCGACGACGGCGACGAAATAAACGACCAGGAGACCGACCAGGAGACTTCAGTTATCCAGTACGATATCGTTCCCGCGCCCCTGGGTTCGGCCAATATCGTGCTCTCCGCGGACAACCGCTACGCGTTTTACGCCTCCTCGACGACCGATCGCGTCCTTCAGCACGATCTCGTGAGCGGCGGCGTCGTGGGGTCCTACCCGGCCGGGGACGACCCCAACCTGAGTGCGGACCAGACCTCGAGGCTCGGGATCACGCCCGACGGGCGCGTGCTGGCGGCGCTGAACCTGGCCAGCAACGAGCTGGACCTCCTTGCGGATTCCGCCGTTTTCCGGCAAACCAAGTTCATCAGCCAGCAGGACAAATTCACGGGACTTTCGCTGGTCAATCTCTCCGGGGTTTCGGTGGACGTGGTGATAACCGCGATGAACGACAGCGGGGCCGAGTTTTTCTCCTTCGGGGAGGACATCGTCAACCCGGCGATCGTGGCGTTGCCCCCCAACGGGCAGAAGGCGGTGGACCTGTCGGAGATCTTCAACCTCAACAACGACGCGATCAACGAAGGGTACCTCCTGATCGAGAGCGCCGCGCCGGTGGTCGTGGGGCATACGGCCGCGGGACAGATCCAGGGCAATTTCCTCGAGGCCTATATCCGCAACATGGAATCGGTCCCCCTCTATGCCGGGTTCGGGAAACTGCACGACTGGATCCTTCCCGAGATCCCCCAGGATGCGGGTTCCTCCGCCCAGCTGACCTTCGTCAACCCGAACTACAACAACGCGGTCTATGAAATCACCCATTACGGGACCGATGGAACCGAGGTCCAGAAAAAGGCGGCGGCGAACCTGGGGGCCGCCAACCGGGCCACGCGGGAACTGACCGACGTGGTGTCCAGCATCACCCGGGGGCTGGTCCTCATCACCGGGGGGCTCGATTCGGAGAAGACCAACAGCACCGCGGAACTCTTTGACTCCGTCTCCCTCAGCTACTTCACGGCCCTCGGGGCGCCCAATACGCCGCGCCAGGGGCACACGTCGACGGTGCTTTCCAACGGGAAAGCCCTGATAGCGGGGGGGAAGAACGGGTTCAGGATCCTGCGCAGCTCCGAACTGTATACCGCCGCCAGCCGGTCCTTCGCCTTCACGCCCGGATCGATGAGGGCCGAGCGTTACCGGCATACGGCCACCGCGCTCGGCAACGGCAGGGTGCTGCTGGCGGGAGGGCAGAATTCCACCTCCATCAACCGGACGGCCGAACTGTACGACCCGGTCTCCGACCGGTTTTCCTACACCTCCGGGCCGATGAACCTGCCGCGGGACGCGCACACGGCCACGAGGCTGGCGGACGGGCGCGTGCTGATCGTGGGAGGGCTCGACGGCGTGGGGGCGACCGCCACCGCGGAGATCTACGACCCCGCGACCGACGCCTTTTCCTATACGGGGAGCCTCGGCGTCCCGAGGGCGTTTCACACCGCCGTGCTGCTCGGGGACGGGCGGGTCCTGGTGGCGGGAGGATACAACGGCGCCACCCTCGACAGCGCGGAGCTCTACGATCCGCAGTCGGGCACCTTCTCCCCGGCGTCTTCGATGACGGCGGCCCGGAGCAACCACACGGCCACGGTGCTGGCTGACGGTACCGTGCTGGTCACCGGGGGCTCGAACTCGGAATCCGCCCCGACCGGCGGACTGAACACGGCGGAGCTGTACGATCCCTCCACCGGCCTCTTTTCCGCGACCAACGGCCAGATGACGGCCTACCGCAGCTTTCATACGGCGACGCTCCTCATGGATGACAGGGAGGGGGACAACGACAGGGTGCTCATTTCGGGCGGGTACGGCCTGGTCGATTCGGATGACGTCACGGAGGTGGAAACCCTCGCCGTCGGGGACCTGTACAGCCCGCAGACGGGACTGTTCACCCGGATGTCGGTGGCCATGTCCGCCCCGCGCCAGGCGCACTCCACGGCGCTTCTGACCGAGGGGGTTTCGGCCGGGTACCTGAGGATTCGTTCCGACGTCGGCATGCTCTCCAGCCAGGTCTACAGCAACGGCGGGGCCAGGACCTCCGTCGAGGGGATCGACATGGACCGCTACGTCGGGGTGACGCGCGTGTATTCCCCCCGGTTCACGCTCTCCTCCGAGAGGATCACCTTTCTCAACGTGATCAACGGGAACCAGGAGCAGGTGGCCGATGTCGACCTCATCCTCCACTCGACCGGCGGAGAGGTCCTGGCGACGGAAAGCCGCACCCTTTCGGTCAACGCCCAGATCAAGGGGAACCTGTGGGACATTTTCGGGAACGACCAGGGCCTCGAGGGGCGCGAGGGGTGGCTGGAGGTCGTCAGCACGGTGGACCGGATCGTCGGAACCGTATCCTTCACGGATGCGGGCAACCGGTTCCTGGCCGCCTTCGAACTCTCCGGGCACCCGATGGACCGCCTGGTGTACCCCCTGGTCAGCGAGGATGCCGATTTCTATACGGAGATCTCGCTCCTCAACAGCGGGGAGCAGGCCGCGAATGTGAGCCTGGAACTGTGGGGGGTCGAGGGGACCCTCGAAGCGGCCCGTGCCGTCACGCTCGAGGCGGGGGCGAGCATGTCCGGAACGCTCGATGACTGGTTCCCCGGAATGGGAGGATTGATCTCGGGCAACGTGCGGGTGCGTTCGAGCCTGCCCCTGCACGCCATGGGCGAGCTGGGCGACAGGCAGCTGAGGTTCATCTCCTCCGTGCCCCCGGTGGCGCTGCCCGAGCCGTAATATGGAACCGTTGTCCGGCGTGCTCTTTTCGCTCTACCGGGGATCCCCCCAATACGGGGATTGGGTCGTCGCCAGCCTCGGGGCGGCCTGGCCCGGGATAGTGGGGGAGCGTCTGGCCGCCGAGTGCCGACCGATCCGGTTCCGGCAGTCGGAACTGGTGATCGCAGCCCGGGACCTGGGCTGGGCCGAGGCGCTCCGGGGGATGAAACCCCGGCTCCTGGAAAAATTGCGGGCCGCCACGGCGGGCGCGGTCGCCGACCTTTCCGTCGTCGTCGGCGGGGCCGGGGGAGGGGTCCCGTAACTCCCCGGTAAAGAGGGAGCGCTTCCTGATTGCAGCACCGCAAGTCGTGTGATATACTCGCTTTTTTTAATATCGGCTTAATATTCCTGGCTTATGCGGAGGGCAGCTTGTCACTGACTGTAGAGAAGAAAACGGAATTAGTGGAAGCCTATAAAACTCACCAGAAGGATACCGGCTCGCCCGAGGTCCAGATCGCCATTCTGAGCGAGAAGATCTCGTACCTGACCGAGCATTTCAAGGTTCACGCCAAGGACCATCATTCCCGCCGCGGCCTGCTGCGCATGGTCGGGAAGCGCCGCCGCCTTCTGGATTATCTGAAGGATAAGGACATCAACAGGTACCGGACGGTCATCAACCGGCTCGGCATCCGCAAGTAGGGGCTCCTCCGGGAGTCCCTCCGAACAACCGCAGGTCCTGCGTCGCCGGGCGGGTTGCCCGGGCGCGACAAGGGATGCGGCGTTCCCCGAAGCCGGGCCTCGTACGCCGAGCCCGGTTTTCCCCTTTATGGGTACTGAAAGGGGCGCCGGGCGGGTTCGGGGCCTGGTTTTAGAAACGAATACCGGGGGGTTGGGTGGATTATGAATTATGAGTTATGAGTTAAGGGTTATCGGGCATAATCCTTAACTCAGTACTCATAATCATAATTCCTAGTTCATAATTCCCGCCTGCCAGCTTCCCGGATTTACCCACACATTGGAGGATAGTATGGTACATCGAGTTTCTGCCGAGATCGGCGGGTTGGAATTTTCAATCGAAATGGGCAAGATCGCCAAGCAGGCCGATGGTGCGGCCTACATCAGTTACGGCGATACGGTGGTCCTGGCGACCGCCTGCGCACTCAAGCAGGCCAGGGAGGGCCAGGGGTTTTTCCCGCTGACGGTCGACTATCGTGAAAACACCTACGCCGCGGGGAAGATCCCCGGCGGCTTCTTCAAGCGCGAGGGGAGGCCGACCGAAAAGGAGGTCCTGACTTCGCGGATGATCGACCGGCCCCTGCGCCCCCTCTTCCCCGACGGGTTCATGTGCGAAACCCAGGTGGTCGCCCTGGTGCTCTCCGCGGACAAGGAAAACGACCCGGACATCATGGGCATCACGGGGGCCTCCACCGCCCTGTACTGCTCCGCCATCCCGTTCTTCACCCCCGTGGGGGCGGTGAGGGTCGGATACATGGAAGACCGGTTCGTGGTGAACCCCCCGATCAGCAAGCTGAAGGAGAGCAGCCTGAACCTGACGGTGGTCGGCACCGAGGATGCGATCGTCATGGTCGAAGCGGGCGCCAGTGAGATCCCGGAAGCGATGATGGTGGAGGCGCTCGATTTCGCCCACGGCATCATCCGCCAGATCATCGGGCTGCAGAAGGAACTGTACGCGCGGATCCAGCCGGTCAAGCGGGAGTTCGTCAAGCCCGAGTTCGACCCCTCGGAAATCGAGCGGATCGAACGCGACTTCGCCGGGAAGATATCGGAAGCGCTCCACATCCCGGCGAAACTGGAAAGCTACGCCGCCCTCGACGTGGTCAAGGCGGAGATCGTCGCCTCGGTCCCGGAGGAGGAGACGGAGCGGCGGGCGCAGGCGGAGAAGATCTAC encodes:
- a CDS encoding DUF721 domain-containing protein, producing the protein MEPLSGVLFSLYRGSPQYGDWVVASLGAAWPGIVGERLAAECRPIRFRQSELVIAARDLGWAEALRGMKPRLLEKLRAATAGAVADLSVVVGGAGGGVP
- the rpsO gene encoding 30S ribosomal protein S15; its protein translation is MSLTVEKKTELVEAYKTHQKDTGSPEVQIAILSEKISYLTEHFKVHAKDHHSRRGLLRMVGKRRRLLDYLKDKDINRYRTVINRLGIRK